tcttaaatttttagattttaacgCTTGCCATGTGAACTTGTAAAATTATAAAGATATATAATCTAAGTTTGATATTTTCACTCTATTGTGTCTTGGtgtgatgtgcttgttgtaaatgaTATATACATTGATCTTAGGTATTGTCTTAATGCATATATCGGAACTATCGGGATTACTCTTGTTTTAATCGAAATGTGGCTACGAAGGGTGTCTTTTAGATGTGTGTTAGTACGTTGCACATCGAATAATGGGTGCGTGCTAGCGCTCATCTTTATGGACAGCCGACATACTTGATTAAATCGAGTGTGGTTTTGATGGTTCTCACATTATACACATTTGAATATGTTACTTTCTGCCTGTAGTGAATTTATATACAATGCAATTTAAGGATCTATTAATAATGCAATTTGTTTATGTTATGATGGTTAAAAACATCACCTTACATTTATCCATACTATTGGTTCAGTAGTTCAGTCCTTATAATAACATTATAACTAAAATATAGAAAttacaataaaataatttagtttTATTCTCCCTAAATtacaataataaaataattcGATAAATAATCCAAAAGCTACATAAGTGCACAGACCCACAATAGCACGCGGGTGGTACACCTAGCTCttgaaaaacaaaataacagtggctaattcttaaaaaaaataaaatactcTTATCTGTTTTCAAATATTTGTCAATTTGACTACTTTATTTGTTTACAAATATTTGTCAATCCACATTTTCGTAGCGGAGTTTTCCATTTTCCCCTTACAAAATATCTCCTTATCCCCACCCTCTCCACTAGACCTATCCAAATGAGCCTGTCGAGCCAGCTTGGCACGAGGCTAGCTAGGCACGACCCGGCTAAGGCATGGTCCGACAGGCCCAGTAAGGTTAATGGGTTGTGCTGTGTCAGCCCTCGTGCCGGAGGCATAGCCCATGGCACAATCCGTGAGCTATTGTGCCGTGTCAGGCCGGCCCGTGAGTGACTGACGGCGGTGTAGCGGGGCGGAGCGGCACGACGGAGGGACCGAGCGACCGACCGGCGGGGCGGGGGCGACCAGGCAGGGTGGCGTGGTGGGGTCGCAGCTgggttgggccgtgccgtgctggcACGGCGTGCCACGGCCTCAACCTAGGCATGACCCGACAAGGTGTGCTATATCGGCCTAGCTCACCTAGGTTCGAGACGTGCCGTGCTTGAACTGTGCCTACAGTAATGGGTCTCGAGCCGATCCAATAGACATAGTTCAGTTGACCAGCTTTACTCTCCACCTTTAATTGTGGGCCCAAGACAAATTATTTAATACAACTTTCTCAATTGTACATAAGACAAAAGTTAGTTATGATGGCCATTCTAATAATATTTGGGATAAAACTAATGATTGCCTTATTGGGTAACCGTGTTAGTTAACCGTGTTGGGTTAAAATTGACAAAAGTTAGTTAACCGTGTTGGGTTAAAATCGACAAGTATTTAAAACAGAGCGagtaacaattgctagaagcaGAGCACACCCAGCGTCTGCACATCTGATGCAGATCCGGACTGGGTTGAGAATTGATCTCACGGCGTAGAGATTTCAATCAAGAGACCAACCACCGCCTACTTTGCTGCTGTCGGTCCTATTCCCTGCCTGCAAGGCCATTAATTGTTCATGGTCCTGCACCGCTGTAATTTGTACCCTAAGCTAGCTTAAAATTAGCTATCTATTTAGGTTAATTATTGTAATTAGCAACCGTGTATGATTGATCCTAATTGCAGAGTCAGTCGCAGACAAGAACACAAGCAGGGTCGAAATTGGGCAAGCACTTGTTATTACTTAGTAGCAGCGATCCATACATGGCGATGGAGATGGAGGGGGCATGGAGGAATTAACAGTAGAGGCTACAGGCGGTGCGGCGCCGGGTGGAGCTTGTTGACGAGCGCGAGCGCGTTGCTGGTGAGCTGCGCCACGGCCACCACCCTCTGCTTGACGGCGTCCTTGTCCTTGCCACCATGGGTCTGGCCGAGGGAGTCGAGGCAGGTGGAGGTGTCGGTGAGCGCGGCGCTGGCCCACGTCTGGACGTTGCTCAGGCACCACGCGAACCGCGGGCTCCCGGCGCGGCCCATCCGGTCCATCTCGGCCGCCGACTGCCGCAGCCGCTCCTCCGTGTCGCGCGCCAGCTCCGCGCAGTCCTTCATCGCGCCGCCGGCCAAGGAGGTGGCGCCACCACCGTGCAGGTAGGCGGAGCAGTTGCGCGCGCCGTCGGCGCCCACGACGAGCGCGGCCCGCGCCAGGCGCCGCGGGCTGCGGCCCACGGCGGGTGCGCAGGGGACCAGGGTGCTCTCGCAGACGCGCGGGTAGCTCGTGGAGCGGCAGGAGCGGCGCACGAAATCGGCCGCGACGCCCGGGCTGACCGCCTTGGGTTTGGCCTTTGACCCGGCGGCGGTGCCGGCGgtcaggaggaggatgaggcagGGGAGCAGGAGAAGGTGGTGGTGCCTCATCTTGTTTCTCTCTCTTGATGATTCTTGTCGTGGACTCTCTCTTTGGATGCCTTCGTGGAAGCTTTAAAGTTAAGGTAACCAGGCTAAAGGGAACGtgatatatacatatttttaagTTTAATTATCTATTTCTCTTATCTATCTATTAATTCTTTCACtatcttatattattttttcacTTAATCTTTTAACATAAATACATGACTGAAATAAAGATgcttaaatgacaacacgggaaGTGATATTCTAGCTTAGCCAAACccagagtgagagagagatatacACGATAatttagagaagaaatttttATAAGATCTGATCTTCATATAAATCTCATACACACAACGTGGATATGAATCTCACATGAGTGTTTTAAgtgatcttataaaatttctttGTATAATTTAGACAGAAAGTAAAAGATAACTTTGGTCCTCCTTAAGTTGTGAGGCTCTCCAGCCGTGTGGCTCCACGAGAATCGAAGTGACCAGACTACGGCCACGTTCAGATCTTTTGCTTGACAATTTCGTTTCAAGAAAACTCTCTGTTCCATCAAGGATTTATTTCTTGTCGCCTCTGAGAACATGAGAAACGATTCTTCTACCCAAAAAGGTCACAAAAAAGAAGCTTAAATTCTTTCTGCAAGTCCAGCACAGTTTGAATATAAACGAGCAACTTAACAGCCAAATCTAGTACCGCTCCATGATTGAAGCTCAAATAAATGGGTGGTATCTGCTGCTAACGATTTTGTACTACAACTGATTATCAGTGTGCATGCACTTTTCTATCGCATGGAAACTGCATGtatagtgtgtgtgtgtatatagcTAGTTATATAATGCACCTTCCTAGTAAAacaaaaggaaggaaaaaaaagagcgACGCCATGAACATCAGTTCATTATTCAAAACACATTTTAACCACTGATTTACTAATGCAAATATGTTTAAAAGTTAATTGAATACAAATAAAATCATGATACAATGAAAGTATTTAATTTAAGGTGACAAATATGCACATATACTACTATTACTTGAGTAATCTTAAAACTTACGAAGAAGATATTGTAGGacaaagttttttcttttattttttttttttgtgtacaTTATGACACATCTCCTCTTTTTGATTGGACGTAGTAGTACCTAATCTAGTCTTTTCTCTTGATTCTGAGAGTAATCTATATAAATTCGATGCTTGGATGCCTAATGTTAGGCGTGCCTAACGTTGGGTTACATGCCACTACGGCTCTATGGCTGGTCAAAGCATTTAAGACATCTTTTTGCTAAGCTAGGGACGACCAAAACAGTGACCAGCGTGTTAATTTCTTAGGCATGACAGCACCAACCGAGAATATATATGCATTTTGAAATAGAAAACTCACTTGCCAAATTCGTAATATAGTATGTTCATGCGATTGAATCAAGTACTGGAATTGGAAGTGCAAAATACTTGAGGTGAAAAGTAGTGAATCGCGGAAAGGAGTATGATTTTTCGATTACTCCTTCGGTATCGTTTATGCTGCACTGCTGCATAGTGCACAAGAACactccatttttcttttctttctttgagggagagaaaaagaaaagaaaagaaaatgccaGGCGTTTCTTGCGTAGAAc
This genomic window from Phragmites australis chromosome 7, lpPhrAust1.1, whole genome shotgun sequence contains:
- the LOC133923388 gene encoding 21 kDa protein-like encodes the protein MRHHHLLLLPCLILLLTAGTAAGSKAKPKAVSPGVAADFVRRSCRSTSYPRVCESTLVPCAPAVGRSPRRLARAALVVGADGARNCSAYLHGGGATSLAGGAMKDCAELARDTEERLRQSAAEMDRMGRAGSPRFAWCLSNVQTWASAALTDTSTCLDSLGQTHGGKDKDAVKQRVVAVAQLTSNALALVNKLHPAPHRL